Proteins from a genomic interval of Providencia stuartii:
- a CDS encoding polysaccharide biosynthesis tyrosine autokinase → MNTTKTSSAASDEIDLLALFKVLKSSYLKIGFFTLFFIVIGAAYSFLATPIYQANATLQYDKMSQVSLLDQMSDVMPFANNNSQVDSEIEVIKSRMVLGKTVTDLNLDTQIAPAGFFDKLWGNKSSVTISLYFVPESLIGEPATLTYLGENRYALHIDNQTVEGKVGELLKQDDISLLISSINAETGQEFTLVKNARYSTIENLRNTLTIAEVGKGTGIINLAIKGADKAENVQILNSIIQNYVDQNTERKKEVTNNTLLFLDEYLPKVKTKLDNYENQLNAFRKKNESIDLSLEAKSALDSALQVEEKLNELTFKEVEIQQLYTRNHPAYQSLLDKRQQLLREKEKISKNIQKLPNTQQQIVRLTRDVESEQAIYNQLVAKQQELSVLNSGITADVRIIDSAESQPNAVAPQKALIMVLATILGFIVGCTYVIAREFFNNKIKGTEDIDALGVNVYATIPFSTHEKKLIAEGNKHPLALENPADTAVEAIRSLRTSVYFSVMNQGNNLVMITSASPGVGKSFVTSNMAVVLANAGKKVLLIDTDLRKGRIHKAFGLSNKMGLSDYLAQQDANQPNIHRHVIENLDVICRGKNVTHSSELLMGERFKHLLDTMKGQYDIVVIDTAPILAITDAAIIGKYVGTSLLIAYYGVNTVKDVELSLKRFKQNDIEITGVILNGIDAKSDDYNYVYEY, encoded by the coding sequence ATGAACACGACAAAAACCAGTTCCGCTGCCTCGGACGAAATCGATCTGCTGGCGCTGTTTAAGGTACTCAAATCCAGTTATCTTAAAATCGGCTTTTTTACCCTCTTTTTTATTGTCATTGGCGCCGCTTATAGCTTTTTAGCCACGCCTATTTATCAAGCCAATGCGACACTGCAATACGATAAAATGAGCCAAGTTTCATTGTTAGATCAAATGAGCGATGTGATGCCATTTGCTAACAATAATAGCCAAGTGGACTCCGAGATCGAAGTAATTAAGTCTCGAATGGTGCTCGGTAAAACGGTTACTGACCTTAATTTAGATACCCAAATTGCACCGGCTGGTTTTTTTGATAAGCTCTGGGGAAATAAGTCTTCTGTTACTATTTCCCTCTATTTTGTACCAGAATCTCTTATTGGTGAACCCGCTACGCTCACATATTTAGGCGAAAACCGTTATGCCCTTCATATTGATAACCAAACCGTTGAAGGTAAAGTGGGCGAGCTACTTAAGCAAGATGACATTAGCCTATTAATCTCTTCAATCAACGCCGAAACCGGACAAGAGTTTACGCTGGTTAAAAATGCACGCTATTCTACCATTGAAAACCTACGTAATACCTTAACGATTGCAGAAGTTGGTAAAGGCACAGGTATTATTAATCTCGCTATTAAAGGTGCCGATAAAGCGGAAAATGTGCAGATTTTAAATAGCATTATCCAAAACTATGTAGACCAAAATACCGAGCGTAAAAAAGAGGTCACCAATAATACCTTATTATTCTTAGATGAATACTTACCGAAAGTAAAAACTAAATTGGACAACTATGAAAACCAATTAAATGCTTTCCGTAAAAAGAATGAATCTATCGACTTATCATTAGAAGCAAAATCGGCTCTTGACAGCGCCTTGCAAGTCGAAGAGAAACTCAATGAGTTAACCTTTAAAGAGGTTGAAATTCAGCAGCTCTATACCCGTAACCACCCCGCATACCAATCATTGCTTGATAAGCGTCAGCAACTGTTACGTGAAAAAGAGAAAATCAGCAAAAATATTCAAAAACTCCCTAACACCCAACAGCAGATTGTACGTTTAACCCGTGATGTCGAGTCCGAACAAGCTATCTACAATCAATTGGTGGCCAAACAACAAGAACTCAGTGTACTCAACTCAGGTATTACAGCTGATGTGCGTATTATTGACTCCGCGGAATCCCAACCTAATGCCGTTGCACCACAAAAAGCACTTATAATGGTTCTGGCGACTATTCTTGGATTTATTGTGGGCTGTACTTATGTGATTGCCCGTGAGTTCTTTAATAATAAAATTAAAGGTACTGAGGATATCGATGCGCTAGGCGTTAATGTCTATGCCACCATCCCATTCTCTACCCATGAGAAAAAACTGATTGCCGAGGGCAATAAACATCCTTTGGCGTTAGAAAACCCTGCCGATACGGCTGTAGAAGCCATTCGTTCTTTACGAACTAGCGTTTACTTCTCGGTGATGAACCAAGGAAATAACCTTGTGATGATTACCAGTGCTTCACCAGGTGTCGGTAAGAGCTTTGTCACCTCCAATATGGCGGTTGTATTGGCTAATGCCGGCAAAAAAGTCCTGTTAATTGATACCGACTTACGTAAAGGCCGTATCCATAAAGCATTTGGCTTAAGTAATAAAATGGGCTTATCTGATTACTTAGCTCAGCAAGATGCCAACCAGCCAAATATTCATCGTCATGTCATTGAAAACTTGGATGTGATTTGCCGTGGTAAAAATGTCACGCACTCCTCTGAGCTTTTAATGGGGGAACGCTTTAAGCATTTACTCGACACGATGAAAGGCCAATACGATATTGTGGTTATCGATACTGCCCCAATCTTAGCGATCACTGACGCTGCAATTATCGGTAAATATGTCGGCACCTCACTGCTTATTGCCTACTATGGTGTCAATACCGTAAAAGATGTTGAGCTATCGCTAAAACGCTTTAAACAAAACGATATCGAAATTACTGGCGTGATCCTCAATGGTATCGATGCGAAATCAGACGACTATAACTATGTTTATGAGTATTAG
- the cysE gene encoding serine O-acetyltransferase, whose amino-acid sequence MSREELDRIWGFIKDEAKSLADCEPLLASFFNATLLKHDNLGSALSYMLANKLSSPIMPAMEVREIVEQAYRNDEQMIFSAAMDLSAVRLRDPAVDKYSTPLLYLKGFHALQAYRIGHWLWKEGRQALAIYLQNQISVTFAVDIHPAARIGCGIMLDHATGIVIGETAVVENDVSILQSVTLGGTGKTCGDRHPKVREGVMIGAGAKILGNIEIGRGAKIGAGSVVLHPVPPHTTVAGVPARVVGKPNSDKPSLEMDQNFNGSIYGFEDGDGI is encoded by the coding sequence ATGTCGCGAGAAGAATTGGATAGAATCTGGGGATTCATTAAAGATGAAGCAAAGTCACTTGCCGATTGTGAGCCTCTGTTAGCCAGTTTCTTTAATGCAACCTTGCTTAAGCACGATAACTTAGGTAGTGCACTCAGTTATATGCTAGCCAACAAACTCAGTTCACCTATCATGCCAGCCATGGAAGTGAGAGAAATTGTTGAACAAGCCTATCGTAATGACGAACAAATGATTTTTTCTGCTGCGATGGATTTATCCGCCGTGCGTCTGCGTGACCCGGCGGTTGATAAATATTCTACCCCCTTGTTATACCTGAAAGGTTTCCATGCGTTACAAGCCTATCGTATCGGGCATTGGCTATGGAAAGAAGGTCGTCAAGCACTTGCCATTTATTTGCAAAATCAGATTTCAGTCACCTTTGCTGTTGATATTCACCCAGCCGCTCGCATTGGTTGTGGCATCATGTTAGACCATGCAACAGGAATTGTGATTGGTGAAACGGCGGTTGTTGAGAACGATGTTTCTATTCTGCAATCCGTGACTTTAGGCGGTACGGGTAAGACTTGCGGTGACCGTCACCCTAAAGTTCGTGAAGGCGTGATGATCGGTGCGGGTGCGAAGATCCTTGGTAATATTGAGATTGGGCGTGGTGCAAAAATAGGCGCGGGTTCAGTTGTCCTTCACCCCGTTCCTCCTCATACTACGGTAGCGGGTGTACCTGCTCGTGTCGTCGGTAAACCAAATAGTGATAAGCCATCGTTAGAGATGGACCAAAACTTTAATGGCTCGATTTATGGTTTTGAAGACGGTGATGGGATTTGA
- a CDS encoding divergent polysaccharide deacetylase family protein, which translates to MLKHRPFKRLIGLSLLIMSLQASAAQLAIVIDDFGYRTKEDNQILALPTPITIAILPDSPHGQLVANKAHQQGREILIHMPMKPLSQQPLEKNTLAPSMSAEEVDRIIQRAISKVPHATGMNNHMGSEMTSSLPGMRNVMRSLSRSNFFFLDSVTIGNTQVAKAAKEFGVPTVRRHLFLDNHQSEEETRTQLNKAVAYARKHGNAIAIGHPHPSTVRALQKFLPQLPSDIELVNVSTLLNRAQQPQEQQPLKMQPEEPKQLSKDSPNGTQTTPTTPVEIGICEFELPNNTSATQLEGIHFLMFVVESIYQDKTLRPLLSNKKPSLFTQQKP; encoded by the coding sequence ATGTTAAAACACCGGCCTTTTAAGCGACTCATTGGGTTATCTCTATTGATAATGAGTCTTCAGGCTAGTGCAGCACAATTGGCGATAGTCATTGATGATTTTGGCTATCGCACCAAAGAAGATAACCAAATATTGGCACTGCCAACGCCAATCACCATTGCCATCCTACCTGATTCACCTCATGGGCAGCTCGTTGCGAACAAAGCGCATCAACAAGGGCGAGAAATTTTGATCCACATGCCGATGAAGCCACTTAGTCAGCAACCTTTAGAAAAAAATACGCTTGCCCCCTCAATGAGCGCAGAAGAGGTTGACCGTATTATTCAACGGGCGATAAGTAAAGTTCCTCATGCCACAGGCATGAATAATCATATGGGCAGTGAGATGACTTCCAGCCTGCCAGGTATGCGTAATGTCATGCGTTCACTTTCCCGCTCAAATTTTTTCTTTTTAGACAGCGTGACGATTGGCAATACCCAAGTTGCGAAAGCCGCTAAAGAATTTGGCGTTCCCACCGTCCGACGTCATCTCTTTCTTGATAACCATCAATCTGAAGAAGAGACACGGACGCAGCTGAATAAAGCGGTTGCCTACGCGCGTAAACACGGTAATGCCATTGCAATTGGCCATCCACACCCATCCACCGTACGGGCATTGCAGAAATTTTTACCCCAACTACCCAGCGATATTGAGTTAGTTAACGTCAGCACCCTATTAAATCGTGCTCAGCAGCCTCAAGAGCAACAACCACTTAAAATGCAACCTGAAGAGCCTAAGCAGTTGTCAAAAGACTCACCTAACGGTACGCAAACCACGCCAACAACCCCTGTTGAAATTGGCATTTGTGAATTTGAGCTACCGAACAACACCTCAGCAACTCAACTTGAAGGCATCCATTTTTTGATGTTTGTTGTTGAATCCATTTATCAAGATAAAACGTTACGGCCTCTATTATCAAATAAAAAGCCGTCACTGTTTACCCAACAAAAACCTTAA
- the gpsA gene encoding NAD(P)H-dependent glycerol-3-phosphate dehydrogenase produces MKTASMTVIGAGSYGTALAITLARNGHQVMLWGHDPQHVRKLQQERSNQAFLPGVSFPDSLSLETDLKRAVEASPNILIVVPSHVFGDVLKQIQPYLRADSRIIWATKGLERDTGRLLQDVAREVLGNEIPLAVLSGPTFAKELAAGMPTAISVAATDSQFGDELQQLFHCGKSFRVYKNPDMVGVQLGGAVKNVIAIGAGISDGMGFGANARTALITRGLAEMSRLGAALGADPSTFMGMAGLGDLVLTCTDNQSRNRRFGMMLGDGISVSEAEKEIGQVVEGYRNTKEVKALAERAGVEMPITEQIYQILYRQKNVLEAAQALLGRATKDEIADMPTSKD; encoded by the coding sequence ATGAAAACTGCTTCAATGACAGTCATCGGTGCCGGTTCTTACGGCACCGCTTTAGCGATTACGTTAGCACGTAATGGCCATCAGGTTATGCTGTGGGGACATGACCCTCAGCATGTGCGTAAATTACAACAAGAACGTAGTAATCAGGCATTTTTGCCTGGCGTTTCTTTCCCTGATAGTTTATCTCTCGAAACGGACCTTAAACGTGCCGTGGAAGCGAGTCCAAATATCTTGATTGTAGTACCAAGCCATGTTTTTGGTGATGTGCTCAAACAAATTCAACCTTATCTCCGAGCTGACTCACGTATTATCTGGGCAACGAAAGGCTTAGAAAGAGATACAGGGCGTTTATTACAAGATGTGGCGCGTGAAGTATTAGGCAATGAAATTCCACTTGCTGTGTTATCAGGCCCCACGTTTGCCAAAGAATTAGCTGCGGGTATGCCAACGGCAATTTCAGTTGCCGCAACTGACAGCCAATTTGGTGATGAACTGCAACAGCTTTTCCATTGTGGCAAAAGTTTCCGTGTGTACAAAAACCCTGATATGGTTGGTGTACAGCTGGGTGGGGCAGTAAAAAATGTGATTGCAATTGGTGCGGGCATCTCGGATGGTATGGGCTTTGGCGCTAACGCACGGACAGCCTTGATCACGCGTGGTCTAGCGGAAATGAGTCGATTAGGTGCTGCATTAGGTGCTGACCCCTCCACCTTTATGGGCATGGCGGGACTGGGTGATTTAGTGTTAACCTGTACCGATAATCAATCACGTAACCGTCGCTTTGGCATGATGCTTGGCGATGGTATTAGTGTGAGTGAAGCTGAAAAAGAAATTGGCCAAGTGGTGGAAGGTTATCGCAATACCAAAGAAGTAAAGGCACTTGCTGAGCGTGCAGGGGTTGAGATGCCAATCACGGAGCAAATTTATCAAATCCTTTATCGCCAAAAAAATGTCCTAGAAGCAGCACAAGCGCTATTAGGGCGAGCGACTAAAGATGAAATTGCTGACATGCCAACATCGAAGGACTAA
- the envC gene encoding murein hydrolase activator EnvC, protein MANKHNWMKIAVIRQAITSTLFACGFIALLPMQAIAANQITENKDQLQNLLQNIAEKEKSVKDQQAKRSALLNQLQQQEKSISAAGRELHNTQAQLKQLDKDIAELNSNINRLQKQKSEHEKLLAEQLDAAFRLGKHQGLSLFLKGEEGQREERILAYYSYLNQAREKNIKQLEATTLELNQQKQLEQKKQAEQKTALARQQQEKRKLDNAQAARKQTLSALESTLKEDQKNLAVMKQNESRLRDKIARAEREAKARAEREAREAARIRAEVAEKERKAKQTGSTYKPSESERSLMSRTGGLGRPAGQALWPVRGQTLHNYGDAISGELRWKGMVIGANEGTQVKAIADGRVLLADWLQGYGLVVVVEHGKGDMSLYGYNQSALVNVGQEVRAGQPIALVGSSGGQERPALYFEIRRQGKTVNPRPWLGK, encoded by the coding sequence ATGGCCAATAAACATAACTGGATGAAAATAGCCGTTATTCGTCAAGCTATTACCTCAACGCTGTTCGCTTGTGGTTTCATCGCACTCTTGCCGATGCAAGCAATAGCGGCCAATCAGATCACAGAAAACAAAGATCAACTGCAAAATTTGCTGCAAAATATCGCTGAAAAAGAAAAAAGCGTAAAAGACCAGCAGGCCAAGCGATCCGCACTACTCAATCAGCTCCAACAACAAGAAAAAAGTATTTCAGCAGCAGGACGCGAACTGCATAACACACAAGCTCAGCTTAAACAATTAGACAAAGACATTGCTGAGTTAAATAGCAACATTAATCGATTACAAAAACAAAAAAGTGAGCATGAAAAATTACTGGCGGAACAACTCGATGCCGCATTTCGATTAGGTAAACACCAAGGTTTATCATTATTTTTAAAGGGTGAAGAAGGCCAGCGTGAAGAGCGCATTTTGGCTTACTACAGCTATCTCAACCAAGCACGCGAAAAAAATATTAAACAGCTTGAAGCCACGACTCTGGAACTTAATCAGCAAAAGCAACTTGAACAGAAAAAACAAGCTGAACAAAAAACAGCCTTAGCACGTCAGCAACAAGAAAAACGTAAATTAGATAATGCGCAAGCTGCACGTAAGCAAACACTCTCAGCGCTTGAAAGTACGTTGAAAGAAGATCAAAAAAATCTGGCTGTGATGAAACAAAACGAGTCAAGGCTAAGAGATAAGATAGCGCGTGCAGAACGTGAAGCCAAAGCGAGAGCAGAACGAGAAGCGCGTGAGGCGGCTCGTATCCGTGCGGAGGTTGCCGAAAAAGAACGTAAAGCGAAACAAACAGGTTCAACTTATAAACCATCAGAGAGTGAGCGTTCACTAATGTCTCGAACCGGTGGCTTAGGTCGTCCTGCGGGGCAAGCTTTATGGCCAGTACGTGGACAGACGCTACATAATTATGGCGATGCCATTTCAGGTGAGCTGCGCTGGAAAGGTATGGTGATCGGAGCCAATGAAGGGACTCAAGTCAAAGCCATTGCAGATGGCCGCGTACTACTTGCTGACTGGTTACAAGGCTACGGCCTTGTTGTTGTCGTGGAGCATGGTAAAGGCGACATGAGTTTATATGGCTATAACCAAAGCGCACTCGTGAATGTTGGACAAGAAGTTCGGGCTGGGCAACCTATCGCACTTGTGGGAAGTAGTGGCGGGCAGGAACGCCCCGCGCTGTACTTCGAAATTCGCCGGCAGGGTAAAACTGTTAACCCTCGCCCTTGGTTAGGTAAATAA
- a CDS encoding rhodanese-like domain-containing protein, with amino-acid sequence MMQEIMQFVSRNMLLSLVWIALFVAVVVMTFKGLFSKSKVITRAQAIALINKEEAVIVDLRTRDDFRKGHIIDSINLTPSEIKENNLGELEKHKQKPIIVVSASGMESGKPAEHLVQHGFEKVFVLKEGIAGWSGENLPLARGKK; translated from the coding sequence ATGATGCAAGAAATCATGCAATTCGTCAGCCGGAACATGTTGTTGAGTCTGGTTTGGATCGCGCTATTTGTCGCGGTGGTCGTAATGACCTTTAAAGGTCTGTTCTCTAAATCAAAAGTGATCACGCGCGCACAGGCGATTGCTCTGATTAATAAAGAAGAAGCCGTCATTGTGGATTTGCGTACACGTGACGACTTCCGCAAAGGGCATATTATTGATTCTATCAATTTAACGCCATCTGAAATTAAAGAGAATAATTTAGGTGAGCTAGAAAAACACAAGCAAAAACCAATAATTGTGGTTTCGGCGAGTGGCATGGAATCGGGTAAACCGGCTGAGCATTTAGTGCAACACGGTTTTGAAAAAGTCTTTGTCCTGAAAGAAGGGATTGCTGGCTGGTCAGGTGAGAATCTGCCGTTAGCTCGTGGTAAGAAGTAA
- the tdh gene encoding L-threonine 3-dehydrogenase, whose translation MKALSKLKAEPGIWMTDVPKPELGHNDVMIKIRKTAICGTDVHIYNWDEWSQKTIPVPMVVGHEYVGEIVEIGQEVKGFKIGDRVSGEGHITCGHCRNCRGGRTHLCRNTIGVGVNRPGCFAEYLVLPAFNAFKIPDNIPDEIAAIFDPFGNAVHTALSFDLVGEDVLVSGAGPIGIMAAAVCRHVGARHVVITDINDYRLDLAKKMGVTRAVNVGRENLQDVMKELGMQEGFDVALEVSGSPAAFHTMLDTMNHGGRIALLGIPSSEMAIDWGKVIFKGLFIKGIYGREMFETWYKMATLVQSGLDLTPMITHQFAIDDFQQGFDIMRSGQSGKVILNWDK comes from the coding sequence ATGAAAGCACTGTCCAAATTAAAAGCAGAACCAGGTATATGGATGACAGATGTTCCAAAACCGGAACTCGGGCACAATGATGTGATGATTAAAATCCGTAAAACTGCAATCTGTGGTACGGATGTGCATATCTATAATTGGGATGAGTGGTCACAAAAGACCATTCCTGTACCTATGGTCGTCGGTCATGAATATGTTGGGGAAATTGTTGAAATAGGACAGGAGGTTAAGGGCTTTAAAATTGGTGACCGCGTTTCAGGTGAAGGGCATATCACTTGTGGACATTGTCGTAATTGTCGGGGAGGGCGTACCCATTTATGCCGTAACACGATAGGTGTCGGCGTGAATCGCCCTGGCTGTTTTGCTGAATACCTTGTACTGCCGGCATTCAATGCCTTTAAAATCCCCGATAATATTCCGGATGAAATTGCCGCGATATTTGATCCTTTTGGCAACGCAGTGCATACAGCATTATCGTTTGATTTAGTCGGGGAAGATGTGCTGGTTTCGGGGGCGGGGCCAATAGGTATTATGGCCGCAGCCGTCTGCCGACATGTTGGAGCTCGACATGTCGTGATCACTGACATCAATGACTATCGACTGGATTTAGCGAAAAAAATGGGCGTTACTCGAGCCGTGAATGTCGGGCGAGAAAATCTACAAGATGTGATGAAAGAGTTGGGTATGCAAGAAGGCTTTGATGTTGCTTTAGAGGTTTCTGGTTCTCCCGCGGCATTTCATACGATGTTAGATACGATGAATCATGGTGGTCGTATTGCATTATTAGGTATTCCCTCTTCTGAAATGGCCATTGACTGGGGAAAAGTGATCTTTAAGGGACTCTTTATCAAAGGCATCTACGGTCGAGAGATGTTTGAAACTTGGTATAAGATGGCAACGTTAGTACAGTCTGGCCTAGATCTCACCCCAATGATTACTCATCAATTTGCTATCGATGATTTCCAGCAAGGCTTTGATATCATGCGTTCGGGGCAATCAGGTAAAGTGATATTGAATTGGGATAAATGA
- the secB gene encoding protein-export chaperone SecB, with product MSEQNNSEMVFQIQRIYTKDVSFEAPNAPHIFQHEWQPEIKLDLDTSSTQLTEGVYEVVLRVTTTAKLGEETAFLCEVQQAGVFSIEGIDGTQMAHCLGAYCPNILFPYAREAITSMVSRGTFPQLNLAPVNFDALFMNYLQQQQGEPAQNSEVQ from the coding sequence ATGTCAGAACAAAACAACTCTGAAATGGTATTCCAGATCCAACGTATCTATACAAAGGATGTTTCATTCGAAGCACCTAATGCACCACATATTTTCCAACACGAGTGGCAGCCAGAAATTAAATTGGATTTGGATACTTCATCTACCCAATTGACTGAAGGTGTTTATGAAGTTGTTTTGCGTGTTACCACAACAGCAAAACTGGGCGAAGAAACCGCATTCCTGTGTGAAGTTCAACAAGCTGGCGTATTCTCTATCGAAGGTATTGATGGGACTCAAATGGCACATTGTTTAGGTGCATACTGCCCAAATATTCTGTTCCCATATGCACGTGAAGCAATCACTAGCATGGTGAGCCGCGGTACATTCCCTCAACTGAACCTAGCGCCAGTTAACTTTGATGCTCTGTTCATGAATTATTTGCAACAGCAGCAAGGCGAGCCAGCGCAGAATAGCGAAGTTCAATAG
- a CDS encoding type II toxin-antitoxin system Phd/YefM family antitoxin, whose translation MKTVSFSEARNNLKSVLDKVLDDADTTIITPRDSEDAGVMSLEYYNSLMETIYLLRSPANAEHLNKSIAQFKAGKVKKRELINE comes from the coding sequence ATGAAAACTGTTTCATTTAGTGAGGCTAGAAATAATCTAAAATCGGTATTAGATAAAGTTCTTGATGATGCAGATACAACTATCATCACTCCTCGTGACTCAGAGGATGCTGGAGTTATGTCTTTAGAGTATTACAATAGCCTAATGGAAACGATTTATTTATTACGCTCACCAGCAAATGCCGAACATTTAAATAAATCAATTGCTCAATTTAAAGCCGGAAAAGTAAAGAAAAGAGAGCTTATAAATGAGTAG
- the galE gene encoding UDP-glucose 4-epimerase GalE, producing MNQIKVLVTGGLGYIGSHTCVQMIEQGMQPVILDNLCNANPEVLKRIETITGIKPVFYVGDVRDAAILDTIFAEHQIASVIHFAGLKAVGESVQKPIEYYDNNVNGTLVLVSCMQKVGVKSLIFSSSATVYGDPEEVPLTEESKVGGTTNPYGTSKYMVERILTDLHVAHNEWSLTLLRYFNPVGAHQSGLIGEDPQGIPNNLTPYIAQVAVGRHKEVMVFGADYPTPDGTGVRDYIHVMDLASGHIAALNNVSHQAGLHTYNLGTGKGTSVLEMISAFEKASGQPIPYKIVERRPGDIAECWSSPKKAFNDLGWKAQYSLQDMVNDSWRWQSQNPNGYKQ from the coding sequence ATGAATCAAATAAAAGTGTTAGTCACAGGCGGCCTTGGCTACATTGGTAGCCATACCTGTGTACAGATGATTGAACAAGGCATGCAACCCGTTATTTTGGATAATCTCTGCAATGCTAACCCTGAGGTTTTAAAGCGTATTGAAACTATCACAGGTATAAAACCCGTGTTTTATGTCGGTGATGTTCGTGATGCCGCGATTCTGGATACGATTTTTGCTGAGCACCAGATCGCATCGGTGATCCACTTTGCTGGGCTAAAAGCCGTTGGTGAGTCAGTTCAAAAGCCGATTGAGTATTATGATAACAACGTCAATGGCACCTTAGTGTTAGTCTCTTGTATGCAAAAAGTCGGTGTGAAGAGTCTTATTTTTAGCTCATCAGCCACTGTGTATGGTGATCCAGAAGAAGTTCCATTAACCGAAGAATCTAAAGTCGGGGGGACCACCAACCCATATGGTACAAGTAAATATATGGTTGAGCGTATTCTGACTGATTTACATGTTGCTCATAACGAATGGTCACTCACTTTATTACGTTATTTCAACCCTGTTGGAGCACACCAATCTGGTTTAATTGGTGAAGATCCCCAAGGTATTCCAAATAACCTAACACCTTATATTGCTCAAGTTGCAGTTGGTCGCCATAAAGAAGTCATGGTTTTTGGCGCAGATTACCCGACTCCAGATGGTACCGGAGTACGTGATTATATCCATGTTATGGATTTAGCTAGCGGTCATATTGCAGCATTAAACAATGTCAGCCATCAAGCAGGTCTACATACCTATAACCTAGGTACGGGTAAAGGAACTAGTGTATTAGAGATGATTTCTGCCTTTGAAAAAGCATCGGGTCAACCCATTCCGTATAAAATTGTTGAGCGCCGCCCTGGCGATATCGCTGAATGTTGGTCTAGCCCTAAAAAAGCATTTAACGATTTGGGATGGAAAGCACAATATTCCTTACAAGATATGGTTAATGATAGCTGGCGTTGGCAATCTCAAAACCCTAATGGCTATAAGCAATAG
- the trmL gene encoding tRNA (uridine(34)/cytosine(34)/5-carboxymethylaminomethyluridine(34)-2'-O)-methyltransferase TrmL — protein sequence MPHIVLFEPEIPPNTGNIIRLCANTGFSLHLIHPLGFTWDDKRLRRAGLDYSEFADIKHHHDYFAFLASEGLNPDNNQSARGARVFALTTKGKPSHSNVSYQQDDYLMFGPETRGLPPYVLDNMPMEQKIRIPMLADSRSMNLSNSVAVVVFEAWRQLGYAGALLRD from the coding sequence ATGCCACATATTGTTTTATTCGAACCTGAAATTCCGCCAAATACGGGCAATATCATTCGCCTTTGTGCTAACACAGGCTTTAGCTTACACCTGATCCATCCGTTAGGTTTTACTTGGGATGACAAGCGGCTACGCCGTGCGGGTTTAGACTATAGTGAATTTGCTGACATCAAACACCATCATGATTATTTTGCTTTCTTAGCAAGCGAAGGATTAAATCCAGATAATAATCAATCTGCTCGTGGTGCCCGTGTCTTTGCGTTAACCACTAAAGGTAAACCAAGCCACAGTAATGTGAGTTATCAACAAGATGATTATTTAATGTTTGGTCCTGAGACGCGGGGACTACCGCCTTACGTCCTCGATAATATGCCAATGGAACAAAAAATTCGTATCCCGATGTTGGCAGATAGCCGTAGTATGAATCTATCAAACTCAGTCGCCGTGGTAGTGTTCGAGGCATGGCGACAATTGGGTTACGCAGGAGCATTATTACGCGACTAA